One genomic region from Tigriopus californicus strain San Diego chromosome 4, Tcal_SD_v2.1, whole genome shotgun sequence encodes:
- the LOC131878876 gene encoding LOW QUALITY PROTEIN: uncharacterized protein LOC131878876 (The sequence of the model RefSeq protein was modified relative to this genomic sequence to represent the inferred CDS: deleted 2 bases in 1 codon) gives MWNLVMGAVFSSDEEDNEESGTSSMEPSNPKAGLLNRGQVATTGRDQPRLPSPTRECGDGKEAEQSVAGVPLAKTHECSSSLRDKRIRLPQTNIRLAKLPPISDDQVTMDPIQPTSPLVPIYVGGAHRTITPSSSSFRKDKEPKFVPYEPYKASVTPLVSKPKRAKKKSLNSSLAESVRAVSEEPVSPGSPESIPPHPMSPVPCSSPTYVDPHRPDDALANEMLLERIAKLERDLAESEKQLKIQTQVNSGRAVSEEPVSPGSPESIPPHPMSPVPCSSPTYVDPHRPDDALANEMLLERIAKLERDLAESEKQLKIQTQVNSEVKKLLVASVGEDIEAQVDYLTQDKARLSADIHQYTSKISRDFEEKEKLFVESNLWKSKFLASSVIVDELARWKAGLIHHSDEYNHGVRVLLQEHALLWDSLMKTYGLLSRLKTAFDPLKKPPTPPECVSLNGLADYSLKCAQELRERLIGQNDLKTEDLNGEPLMPKQLNTLGEEKLKEILAKPLAYGASDYSEVASLAVTGCARPHLRKLGDQLVTPTGFKCCTHCQGTVHNV, from the exons ATGTGGAATCTCGTGATGGGGGCGGTATTTTCATCGGACGAAGAGGACAATGAGGAAAGTGGGACCTCGTCGATGGAGCCATCCAATCCCAAAGCCGGTCTCCTCAATCGGGGTCAGGTGGCCACCACAGGCAGAG ATCAGCCGCGTCTTCCTTCGCCTACCCGTGAATGCGGCGACGGCAAAGAAGCGGAACAGTCCGTCGCGGGCGTGCCACTGGCCAAAACTCACGAGTGTAGCAGTTCCCTTCGTGACAAACGCATTCGCTTGCCTCAAACCAACATCCGGCTAGCCAAACTCCCGCCCATTTCTGACGACCAGGTCACGATGGATCCCATTCAACCCACTTCACCATTAGTACCG ATTTACGTGGGAGGAGCCCATCGAACCATAACGCCTTCTTCCTCCAGTTTTCGAAAAGACAAGGAGCCCAAATTTGTGCCTTATGAGCCGTACAAGGCCTCCGTCACCCCATTAGTATCCAAGCCCAAGagagccaagaaaaagagcctGAATTCGAGTTTAGCCGAATCGGTTCGGGCAGTAAGTGAGGAACCCGTCTCCCCGGGTTCCCCTGAATCGATTCCACCCCACCCCATGAGCCCGGTTCCTTGTTCCTCGCCCACTTATGTGGATCCGCATCGACCCGATGATGCTCTAGCGAACGAGATGTTACTGGAACGGATAGCGAAATTGGAACGTGATTTAGCCGAGAGCGAAAAGCAGCTCAAAATTCAGACCCAGGTCAATTCC GGTCGGGCAGTAAGTGAGGAACCCGTCTCCCCGGGTTCCCCTGAATCGATTCCACCCCACCCCATGAGCCCGGTTCCTTGTTCCTCGCCCACTTATGTGGATCCGCATCGACCCGATGATGCTCTAGCGAACGAGATGTTACTGGAACGGATAGCGAAATTGGAACGTGATTTAGCCGAGAGCGAAAAGCAGCTCAAAATTCAGACCCAGGTCAATTCCGAGGTCAAGAAGCTGTTGGTGGCGAGTGTGGGCGAGGACATCGAGGCCCAAGTGGATTACTTGACTCAGGATAAGGCGCGATTGTCTGCGGATATTCATCAGTATACCTCAAAGATCTCGCGGGATTTcgaggaaaaggagaaacTGTTTGTGGAATCCAATCTGTGGAAGAGCAAGTTCTTGGCTAGCAG CGTCATAGTGGATGAATTGGCTCGATGGAAAGCCGGTCTGATCCATCACTCGGACGAGTATAATCACGGCGTTCGTGTCTTACTCCAAGAGCATGCCCTGCTTTGGGACTCACTAATGAAGACGTATGGCCTTCTGTCGCGATTGAAGACCGCCTTTGATCCGCTGAAGAAACCCCCCACTCCACCGGAATGTGTCAGCCTGAATGGCTTGGCCGATTACTCATTGAAATGTGCCCAAGAACTTCGAGAGCGCTTGATTGGGCAGAACGATTTGAAAACCGAGGACTTGAACGGCGAGCCGCTGATGCCCAAACAGTTGAACACTTTGGGCGAGGAAAAACTTAAGGAG ATTTTGGCCAAACCGTTGGCTTATGGAGCTTCGGATTATAGCGAAGTGGCCTCTTTGGCCGTTACGGGTTGTGCCCGACCACATCTTCGAAAATTGGGCGATCAACTGGTCACGCCCACCGGATTTAAATGTTGCACTCATTGTCAGGGAACCGTTCACAACGTATGA
- the LOC131879803 gene encoding large ribosomal subunit protein bL12m-like isoform X2 — protein sequence MAAVNASRLVFKRLPSPWLRSSVTAWRAFSAEVEAVEKMPLPSDQKTYAPKIEKLVEEIAQLNLLEVADLNSLLKSRLNISDAPVMMGGFAAGGMAAPASMEDEEEEEAAPLAAVQTSFTVKLNKFDAAKKVALIKELKSQLEDMNLVQAKKFVESAPAVVKADISKDEAEELKKALEAVGAECEVE from the coding sequence ATGGCTGCCGTTAATGCCTCCCGTCTGGTCTTCAAGCGGTTACCTTCGCCATGGCTCCGATCCTCTGTGACGGCCTGGCGGGCATTTTCAGCCGAGGTTGAAGCCGTGGAAAAGATGCCCTTGCCCTCAGACCAAAAGACGTATGCGCCCAAAATCGAGAAATTAGTCGAGGAGATCGCCCAATTGAACTTGCTGGAAGTGGCCGACTTGAATTCGCTGCTCAAGAGTCGTTTAAATATCAGTGACGCGCCCGTGATGATGGGTGGATTTGCGGCTGGCGGTATGGCCGCTCCGGCGTCAatggaagatgaagaagaagaagaggccgCACCACTCGCGGCCGTTCAGACCAGTTTTACGGTCAAGTTGAACAAGTTCGATGCCGCCAAGAAAGTGGCCTTGATCAAGGAGTTGAAGAGCCAATTGGAGGACATGAATTTGGTTCAAGCCAAGAAATTTGTTGAGTCTGCCCCGGCTGTGGTTAAAGCCGATATCTCGAAAGATGAGGCCGAAGAACTCAAGAAGGCCTTGGAGGCCGTGGGTGCCGAGTGTGAGGTGGAATAA